DNA from Streptomyces sp. Edi4:
GAGCTGCTGGAGTGGAGCAGACGGACGGGCAAGGGGGACGCCCGTGTCACGCGGGCGCTGAAGGCGGCGGAACAGCTGACCCGGCGGACCTACCGGGAGGCCGCCCCCGGTCTCGCGATGCTCAGCCCGGGGTCGAGGCCCTGCATCCGTACCGCCTTCGTGCTCTACCGCGGCATCCTGGACGCGATCGCCGCCGACGGCTACCAGGTCGTGCACCGCCGCGCCGTGGTGCCGCGCCGCCGGCGAGCGCTGATCGCCCTGGACGGTCTCGTCGGCCGGGCACGCGTACGTCACCGCCGGGGAAGGCGCGTTACGACCCCGAGCGGCGACACCGTGGTGGCTCACCGGCCGGAGCGCTCCGGGGCCGGGTGAAAGGATCGCGGGCAGGCGAGTCGGCAGAGGTTCCTCACGAAAGCAGAGGCGCATGGTTACGCGCGATCCGGCACGGCGTCCCCGCCTCCCCCTCGGCCTGCGCGCACATGCCGTGCCCTGGGAGCGCCAGCGCAGCACATGGCGGGAGGCCGGCCCGGCCCTGATCGCGGCGGCGCTGCGCCGCGCCCAGGCCAGGCCCTGGGGCTACTGGTATGTGGCGGGAGCCTCCCGCGACCTGACCCCGGCCGCGCCCTGGGGACGGGTCATCGCGGGCCAGGAGATCGTGGTGTGGCGCGACGCGCGGGGAACGGTGGTGGCGGGACCCGGGCAGTGCCCGCACCTCGGGGCGCCCTTGAAGGACAGCCCGGTGCGCTGCGGGACCCTGATCTGCCATTGGCACGGTCTCGCCCTGACGGGGGCTCCGACGTCGGGCTGGGAACCTCTGCCCGCGTACGACGACGGAGTGCTGATCTGGGTACGGCTCGACACGGCCGACGCGAACGATGCCCATCAAGTGCCGTTGGCTGAACCGGCGTTGCCCCGGCGTCCGAGCCTGGAGCGGTCGCTCGTCTCCGTGTACACGACGGCGGGCACCTGCGAGCCCGAGGACATCGTCGCCAACCGCCTCGACCCCTGGCACGGCGCCTGGTTCCATCCGTACGCCTTCGTCGACCTGACGGTGGTGAGCGCGCCGGGGCGCGACTGCTCCGAGGAGGACGACGCGTTCGTCGTCGACGTGTCGTTCAAGGTCGCCGGCCGCGTCGTCGTCCCGGTGCGCGCCGCCTTCACGGCGCCCGGGCCCCGCACCGTGGTCATGCGCATCACCCGGGGCGAGGGCGAGGGCTCGGTCGTCGAAACGCATGCGACGCCGCTGGGCACCGACGCTCGGGGACGGCCGCGCACCGCCGTGGTCGAAGCGGTCGTCGCCACCTCCGACCGGCCCGGCTTCCGCGTGGCCCATCTGCTCGGTCCGATCGCCAGACCCCTGATCCGGCACACGGCCGGACGACTGTGGCGGGACGACCTCGCGTACGCGGAGCGGCGCTGGCTGCTGCGCTCGACGGGGCGCTTCCCTGGCTGAACACCTGAAGCGGTCAACTCGCCCTGCCAGTACGGGTGTTGACCCCATCCGGCCCGGACAGCGCGACGGCGGGGTGCGTGCGGCTCGATCGCCGTGCGCACCCCGCCGTCGCGGGTTTGAGCCACCGCTCCGTCAGAAGCGGCCACCCGTGGCCCGGGTGAAGGGTCCCTGTCCGCGGCGGACGGTCGTCCGGCCCAGGCTGTAGGCCCCTGCCAGGGCCGCCAGAACACCGCCTCCCACACCCGCCGCTATCTGCTTGCGCTTGCGCACCACGGT
Protein-coding regions in this window:
- a CDS encoding DUF5914 domain-containing protein; translation: MVTRDPARRPRLPLGLRAHAVPWERQRSTWREAGPALIAAALRRAQARPWGYWYVAGASRDLTPAAPWGRVIAGQEIVVWRDARGTVVAGPGQCPHLGAPLKDSPVRCGTLICHWHGLALTGAPTSGWEPLPAYDDGVLIWVRLDTADANDAHQVPLAEPALPRRPSLERSLVSVYTTAGTCEPEDIVANRLDPWHGAWFHPYAFVDLTVVSAPGRDCSEEDDAFVVDVSFKVAGRVVVPVRAAFTAPGPRTVVMRITRGEGEGSVVETHATPLGTDARGRPRTAVVEAVVATSDRPGFRVAHLLGPIARPLIRHTAGRLWRDDLAYAERRWLLRSTGRFPG